From a region of the Triticum aestivum cultivar Chinese Spring chromosome 7D, IWGSC CS RefSeq v2.1, whole genome shotgun sequence genome:
- the LOC123166772 gene encoding 3-ketoacyl-CoA synthase 6 has protein sequence MVSSPLHPNKHLLKTLYQLLVNNFLAVVVVPATAVGVLRKAAQLGPDELLTRLHGLRQVHVFLAVFLPLALATLCLMRRPRSVYLVDYACCRPSSATTPRPNCRVSMGSFTENARNMPYLDDGSFRFLTRMLERSGLGDQTYLHPSLHNIPPRCSLSDSRDEAEQVIFAAIDDLLAKTGISPGAIDIIVTNCTAFNPTPSFTDMIINKYKLRSDIRDAHISGMGCSAGVISMEVARNLLRAAPRGAHALVVSTETTSLINYTGKNRAMLLPAVLFRMGAAAVLLSTSKSTSRFRLTHVVRTLTAAQDRAYRCAYQEEDEEGQTGINLSKDLVAIAGETLKANIVAIGSLVLPPSEKLLFALSFVARKVLNRKTKLYVPDFRTAFQHFCIHSGGRAVIDAVQTSLCLSDEDVEPSRMTLHRFGNTSSSSLWYELAYIEAKRRTRKGDRVWMVGFGSGFKCNSAVWECIRSPSNSPIGAPWADSIHHYPV, from the exons ATGGTGAGCTCACCACTCCATCCCAACAAGCACCTCCTCAAAACCCTCTACCAGCTGCTTGTGAACAACttcctcgccgtcgtcgtcgtgcCGGCGACAGCCGTCGGCGTTCTCCGCAAAGCCGCGCAACTCGGCCCCGACGAGCTACTCACCCGGCTCCATGGCTTGCGGCAGGTCCACGTGTTCCTGGCCGTCTTCCTCCCGCTCGCCTTGGCCACCCTCTGCCTCATGCGGCGCCCTCGCAGCGTGTACCTCGTGGACTACGCTTGCTGCCGGCCGAGT TCGGCAACAACACCGAGACCCAATTGCCGCGTATCCATGGGCTCCTTCACCGAGAACGCTCGCAACATGCCGTACCTCGATGATGGCAGCTTCCGCTTCTTGACGCGCATGCTCGAGCGCTCGGGCCTCGGCGACCAGACGTACCTCCACCCTTCCTTGCACAATATCCCGCCGCGCTGCAGCCTGAGCGACAGCCGCGACGAGGCGGAGCAGGTCATCTTTGCAGCCATCGACGACCTGCTCGCCAAGACGGGCATAAGTCCCGGAGCGATCGACATCATCGTCACCAACTGCACCGCCTTCAACCCGACGCCGAGCTTCACCGACATGATTATAAACAAGTACAAGCTCCGAAGCGACATCCGGGACGCCCACATCTCCGGGATGGGGTGCAGCGCGGGGGTGATCTCCATGGAGGTCGCGAGGAACCTCCTGCGGGCGGCGCCGCGTGGCGCGCACGCCCTGGTGGTGTCCACGGAGACCACCTCGCTCATCAACTACACGGGGAAGAACCGCGCGATGCTGCTGCCAGCCGTCCTGTTCCGCATGGGCGCGGCCGCGGTGCTGCTGTCGACGTCCAAGTCTACGTCCCGGTTCAGGCTCACGCACGTCGTGCGGACGCTCACCGCCGCGCAGGACAGAGCTTACCGGTGCGCGtaccaggaggaggacgaggagggacAGACGGGAATAAACCTGTCCAAGGACCTCGTGGCTATCGCCGGCGAGACGCTCAAGGCAAACATCGTCGCAATAGGGTCGCTCGTCCTCCCGCCATCGGAGAAGCTGCTCTTTGCGCTGTCGTTCGTTGCGCGGAAGGTGCTGAACAGAAAGACCAAGCTGTATGTCCCCGATTTCCGCACGGCCTTCCAGCACTTCTGCATCCATTCTGGTGGCCGGGCAGTGATCGACGCGGTGCAAACTAGCTTATGCTTATCAGACGAGGACGTCGAGCCATCACGGATGACGCTTCACCGGTTCGGGAACACGTCCAGCAGCTCGTTGTGGTACGAGCTTGCATACATCGAGGCCAAGAGGCGGACGCGCAAGGGCGACCGTGTGTGGATGGTCGGGTTCGGCTCTGGGTTCAAGTGCAACAGCGCCGTGTGGGAGTGCATCAGGTCGCCCAGCAACAGCCCTATTGGCGCGCCATGGGCTGATTCCATCCATCATTATCCTGTATAG